The sequence below is a genomic window from Deltaproteobacteria bacterium RBG_16_64_85.
GCCAACAAGGAGCTGCTCGTGATGGCGGGCAGGTTCCTCGTCAAGGCCGCCAGGGCGGGTGGGGCCGAAATCCTGCCCGTCGACAGCGAGCACTCGGCCGTGTTCCAGGCCGCCTCCGGCCACCGGCGGGAAGACATCCTCCGGATCCTCCTCACCGCCTCCGGAGGGCCGTTCCGGAACCACACCTTGCGGCGGATGCGGCGGGCGACGGTCTCCGAGGTGCTCGGCCATCCGACCTGGCGGATGGGGACGAAGATCACGGTCGACTCCGCGACGCTGATGAACAAGGGGCTGGAGGTGATCGAGGCGACCTGGCTCTTCGGCCTTCCTCCCTCGAAGATCGACGTGCTCATCCATCCCCAGTCGGTGGTCCACTCGATCGTGGAGTACCGGGACGGGAGCATGATCGCGCAGTTCGGGGTCCCCGACATGAGGATCCCGATCGGATACGCCCTCTCCTACCCCGAGCGCCTTCCCCTGGAACTGCCCAGATTCAAACCGCATCGAATGGACGGATGGACGTTCGAGCCGCCGGACCGGAAACGGTTCCCGGCCCTTTCGATGGCCTACGCCGCGGCGGAGGCGGGGGGCACGGCCCCCGCGGTCCTTTCCGCCGGGAACGAGGTCGCGGTCGACGCGTTTCTTTCGGGAAGGATCCGGTTCACCGAGATCGTGGAAGTGGTGGGTTCCCTGATGGCCGGATGGCGGCGGGAAGATCGACCCGTGACCCTTGCCGATGTCCTTCGCGCCGACGCACGGGCGAGGGAGATGGCCGACCTGCTGATTCCCAGGAAAAGGAGCCCGCGCCGCTGATGGATTTCCTCTCTTCCGCATCGCATTTCCTGACGACGCCCATTGCCTTTGTCGTGGTGCTGGGCATCCTGATCTTCGTCCACGAGTTCGGGCACTTCATCGTCGCCCGCAGGCTCGGGGTGGGAGTCACGAAATTTTCCTTCGGCTTCGGGCCGAAGCTGTTCGGGGTCCGGCGGGGGGAGACGGAATACCTCGTCTCGGCGATACCGCTCGGCGGGTACGTGAAGCTCGTCGGGGAGAGCGACGGCGACGACGTTCCGGAACCGCTGCGGAGCCGGTCGTTTTCCCACAAGCCGGTTTGGGTGAAGATGGCGGTCGTGGCGGCGGGGCCGCTGGGGAACCTCCTTTTCGCGGTCCTGGTCTTCTGGATCGTCTTCCTCGGCGGAGTCCCCGCGTTGACGCCCAGGATCGGGAACGTTCTGCCCGACTCGCCGGCGGCGCGAGCGGGTCTGAAAGCAGGGGACGTCGTCGTCCGCATCGGGGGGACCACCATCTCGACGTGGGAGGAGCTGGCCGCGCGGATCAGGCAGGAAGGGGCGGGGAGCGAGCTCTCCATGACCGTGCGCCGGGACGGGAAGGAATTCACCGTCAAGGTGTCCCCAGAGATCCGGGAGGGGAAAAACATCTTCGGGGAAAAGGTCCAGGAGCCCAAGATCGGCATCGTCGCCGGACAGGAGATCGTCCGGCAGAAGCTGGGCCCCGTGTCGGCGCTTCTCCGCGCGGGGAGGGAAACCGGGAAGCTGGTCGAGTTGACCGGGATGACCGTCGTGAAGCTTCTGACGCGCGTGCTCCCGTCGGATACCCTCGGGGGGCCGATCCTCATCGCCCAGCTGGCGGGCGACCAGGCGCGGCAGGGGGTCTCCCCGTTCGCCTACTTCCTCGGGCTGCTCAGCGTGAACCTCGGGATCCTGAACCTTCTGCCCATCCCGATCCTGGACGGTGGGCACCTCCTTTTCTTCTCGATCGAGGCGCTCCGCCGCAAGCCGCTGTCCCCCCAGGCGCGGGCCCTGGCGCAGCAGGTGGGCCTGGCCATCATCCTGATGCTGACCGCGCTGGTCTTCTACAACGACATCGCCCGCCTGGTCTCCCGCTAGGGACATTCCTGGAGAGGGACCTGGCAGGAACACGAAGGGAGCGAGACTCCAACCGTATTCGATAGACGAAGGGGGTTCGAGCTCCGGGGCAGCGCCGACGAGCAGGAGGATGAGCGGTTAGGGACGGCCGCGGAAGCTGCCGAGACGACCCGCGCAGCCCGGACAGGATGTCCGGGCGAGAGCGGGCGCAGTCACAAAACCGAGGTGGATGGATCGGAAGAGGATGACAGGACCGTCCCGGTTATTCATTCTCGCCATCGAAACGGCGACGCCGCACGGCAGCGTTGCATTGGTCTCGGGGGACGTTGTCCTGGCGGAATCCGCGCTGCCCCGCGGGCGACAGGCATCCGAAACGGTTCTTTCCGCCGTCGACCTGCTCCTGCGAAATACGGGATCGGGACCCGGCAATGTCGGGCACGTGGCCGTGTCGTCGGGGCCGGGCTCCTTCACGGGCCTGCGGGTGGGAATGGCGGTCGCCAAGGGGTACTGCTTCGGATGGGGGATCCCGATGGTCCCCGTCCCGACGCTCCACGCGCTGGCGTCGAGGTTCCGGCCCGCAGGGATGACGGTGTGCCCCGTCCTGGACGCGAAGAAAAAGGAGGTGTATGCCGCCCTGTTCCGTTGGGAGGACGGCAGGTGCAGGAGGCTTTCACCCGACCTGGCGATCGCCCCGGCCGAGCTTCCCGGGAAGCTGCCGGACGGAACGGTGTTTTTCTGCGGCGACGGCGCCGCACCTTTCGCTCCGCTCTTCCGGGAGCGCCTGGGCGACAGGGCCATCTTTCCCCCCGCGGGGGGGGGGCTGCCGAGCGCGGGGGCAGTGGGGCTTCTCGCTGCGGGCCTGGTACGGGCGGGGTCCGTCGTCGACGCTCGCCTGGCGGTCCCGGCTTACGTACGCCCCTCGGAGGCGGAGCTCAAGCGCAGGTAGGGACAACAGGCCGGATCCTCCCCCTTTAATTGACAATTGGCCGTCCTCTGTTAAACTGAAAAACCATCTCAAATTGGAGGCGCCGATGGGACAAACCCAGGAGGCAAAGATGGCGGCTCTCATCGAAAAGAACCCGGACTTCAAGAACCTGGTCCAGGAGCACCGGAAGCTGGATGATAAGTTGAAGGAGCTAGACCGGAAGGTGTATTTGACGCCCGACGAGGAAATGGAGCGGAAGCGGCTGCAGAAGCTCAAGCTGGCCAAGAAGGACCAGATCGCCAGGATACTCACCAGCCAATAGGCGGCGGCCCACCGGAAGACCGTTCGATCAGGAACCGGACTCCCCTTGGGCGGAAGGCCCGCACGAGGGGTTTTTTTTATCTCGGGAGGGAGCAGCGGGAAAAGGATGCGAAGTGACCGGACGAAAAAGGGTTTGGAGCGGATGCCGCACCGCGCGCTCTATTGCGCCGCGGGGGTGCCGCAGGCCGCCATGGGGAAACCGTTCATCGGGGTTGCGACCTCGTTCACCGACCTTGTGCCCGGACACGTGGGGATGCGGAGCCTGGAGCGCGTTATCGAAAACGGTGTCCACGCCGCCGGGGGGTACCCGTTCCTGTTCGGGGTCCCGGCCGTGTGCGACGGGATCGCGATGGGGCACAAGGGGATGCATTATTCCCTGCCGCTGCGCGAGCTGATCGCCGACATGATCGAGTCCGTCGCCGAGGCCCACGCGCTCGACGGGCTGGTGCTGCTCACCAACTGTGACAAGATCACCCCCGGGATGCTCATGGCCGCCGCCCGGCTGAACATCCCGTGCATCGTGCTGACGGCCGGCCCCATGCTCTCGGGGCGGATGGGCGATCGCAGGCTTTCGCTGGTCAGCGACACCTTCGAGGCGGTGGGCCGCTACCAGCGGGGGGAGATCGACGCCCCCACCCTGCGGCATCTCGAGGCCGAGGCCTGTCCCGGCGAGGGCTCCTGCCAGGGACTTTACACGGCCAACACCATGGCGTGCCTGACCGAAACGCTGGGAATGTCACTGCCGGGCTGCGCGACCGCTCTGGCGGGGCTGTCCAAAAAGCGGCACCTGGGCTACGCGACCGGCCGGCGGATCGTCGAGCTGGTCCGCAAGGGGATCGTACCCCGGCAGATCCTGACCCGAGCCGCGTTCGAGAATGCCATCCGCGTGGACATGGCCCTGGGAGGCTCCTCCAACTCCGTCCTGCACCTTCTTGCGATCGCGCACGAGGCGGGAGTGCCGCTCCCCCTGTCCGAGTTCGACCGGCTCTCCCGGAAGACCCCGCAGCTCACCACGGTGACGCCGGCGGGCCCGCACATGATGGAGGACATAGAGTTCTCCGGAGGGATCCCGGCCGTGCTCAACCGCTTGCTCCCCATGCTCAGGAAGAGCAGGACGGTGGCGGGCGAGGACATCACCGCGATCGCCCGGAGAGGGCGGGTCCTGAATGACGGGATCATCCGGCGTCTCGAAGCACCCGTTCGGAACGAAGGAGGAATCGCCATCCTCACCGGCAACCTGGCGCCCGGCGGGGCGGTCATCAAGCAGTCCGGCGTCGACCCTTCCGTGTTCAGGTTCCGGGGAAAGGCCAAGGTGTTCGATTCGGAGGAAGCCGCCATGGCGGCGATCATGTCCGGGAGGATCCGGCCCGGCAGGGTCGTGGTCATCCGGTACGAAGGCC
It includes:
- a CDS encoding 1-deoxy-D-xylulose-5-phosphate reductoisomerase, with the translated sequence MSARKGVAVLGSTGSVGRSALDVIARFPGRFRVTALCAGKNASRLGEQARRFRPSLVCLAEERSAAQLGRLPRGTRVVFGEQGMTEAVCADAAGIVLAAASGVSSIRPVIAAATLGKRIALANKELLVMAGRFLVKAARAGGAEILPVDSEHSAVFQAASGHRREDILRILLTASGGPFRNHTLRRMRRATVSEVLGHPTWRMGTKITVDSATLMNKGLEVIEATWLFGLPPSKIDVLIHPQSVVHSIVEYRDGSMIAQFGVPDMRIPIGYALSYPERLPLELPRFKPHRMDGWTFEPPDRKRFPALSMAYAAAEAGGTAPAVLSAGNEVAVDAFLSGRIRFTEIVEVVGSLMAGWRREDRPVTLADVLRADARAREMADLLIPRKRSPRR
- a CDS encoding RIP metalloprotease RseP, with the protein product MTTPIAFVVVLGILIFVHEFGHFIVARRLGVGVTKFSFGFGPKLFGVRRGETEYLVSAIPLGGYVKLVGESDGDDVPEPLRSRSFSHKPVWVKMAVVAAGPLGNLLFAVLVFWIVFLGGVPALTPRIGNVLPDSPAARAGLKAGDVVVRIGGTTISTWEELAARIRQEGAGSELSMTVRRDGKEFTVKVSPEIREGKNIFGEKVQEPKIGIVAGQEIVRQKLGPVSALLRAGRETGKLVELTGMTVVKLLTRVLPSDTLGGPILIAQLAGDQARQGVSPFAYFLGLLSVNLGILNLLPIPILDGGHLLFFSIEALRRKPLSPQARALAQQVGLAIILMLTALVFYNDIARLVSR
- a CDS encoding tRNA (adenosine(37)-N6)-threonylcarbamoyltransferase complex dimerization subunit type 1 TsaB codes for the protein MTGPSRLFILAIETATPHGSVALVSGDVVLAESALPRGRQASETVLSAVDLLLRNTGSGPGNVGHVAVSSGPGSFTGLRVGMAVAKGYCFGWGIPMVPVPTLHALASRFRPAGMTVCPVLDAKKKEVYAALFRWEDGRCRRLSPDLAIAPAELPGKLPDGTVFFCGDGAAPFAPLFRERLGDRAIFPPAGGGLPSAGAVGLLAAGLVRAGSVVDARLAVPAYVRPSEAELKRR
- a CDS encoding dihydroxy-acid dehydratase — encoded protein: MRSDRTKKGLERMPHRALYCAAGVPQAAMGKPFIGVATSFTDLVPGHVGMRSLERVIENGVHAAGGYPFLFGVPAVCDGIAMGHKGMHYSLPLRELIADMIESVAEAHALDGLVLLTNCDKITPGMLMAAARLNIPCIVLTAGPMLSGRMGDRRLSLVSDTFEAVGRYQRGEIDAPTLRHLEAEACPGEGSCQGLYTANTMACLTETLGMSLPGCATALAGLSKKRHLGYATGRRIVELVRKGIVPRQILTRAAFENAIRVDMALGGSSNSVLHLLAIAHEAGVPLPLSEFDRLSRKTPQLTTVTPAGPHMMEDIEFSGGIPAVLNRLLPMLRKSRTVAGEDITAIARRGRVLNDGIIRRLEAPVRNEGGIAILTGNLAPGGAVIKQSGVDPSVFRFRGKAKVFDSEEAAMAAIMSGRIRPGRVVVIRYEGPKGGPGMREMLSPTAAIMGMGLGTKVALITDGRFSGGTHGPCIGHISPEAMEGGPIALVRDGDAIVLDIPRRKLTLDVPAAELARRRKSWRAPRPKIAAGYLARYARLVRSAGTGAVIT